TGTTCATACAACATAATTGGTCTAAAGGCAGTGCGATAAAATGTACCCTTAAGTTTTAGATGTActttttttgtcgcatataaaaatTGAAGCACTCTGCCATTTTGACTAACTTCCTTGAATCCTATAATTTACATCATCATCTATTTCTCCATTGTCTTGAATAATACCACCAAGATACTAAAATCTCGTGGTATAATATCTTTTCCGATTTTCATTTTTGTGCAAGTTTTTCCCCTTCCACTGCTAAACTTGCATTCTATATACTCCATCTTAGTGTGACTTATGTGCAAACCATGTACTTTCTCTCCAAGTCCAACTTCTCATTCAAATCTTCTTGCTATTCTCCCAAAGACGATGTCATCCGTGAAAAGTGTGCTCCATGGTACAATTTCTTGAATATGCATGGTAAGCACTTCCAACACAAGTGTGAAAAGATAAGGGCTTAGAGATGACTCTTGGTGTAATCATACACCAATAGAAAATTATTCTGTTACACCATATTGGGTTTCACACTAGTTGTAACCCCATCGTATATGTCCTTAATTACATGAATATATGTAATACTTACTTTCTTCCTCTCCAAAAGCTTCCAAAGGTATCCTATCATATGCTTCTTCAAGTTAATAAAAACCATGTGTAGATTCTTTTGTTACTTCAGGGCctctccatcattctccatttCTCCTTAACAACTATATAGACTTTATAGTATATCTTACTGGGATAAAGACCAAACTCTAAACTCCGAAACCTAAGTctcttgtttcaacctttatcCTATCACCCTTTCCCACAGCTGCATTGTTGGCTCATGCGCTTGATCCTTCTATAGTTTTCACAACTTTGTATATTTCCCTGATTCTTGTAGATAAGGACTAAAATGTTCTTCCTCCATTTGTTTGACATCTCTTAGACCTTAAAATATCATTAAAGAGTTTAGTTAACCAACAGATGCTTTTTCTTCCTAAACCTTTCTAAACTTCAATAGGGATATTAACCAGGCTCCACTACTCTACCATTCTTCATCCCTTTTAGAGTCTCCTTAACTTCAAAATCTCGAACTTTTTGATAGTAAATGAAGTTTTGGTCCTCCTCCCTTGTTTGTAACCTGAGCATGAAAGAGTCTTATGTCCATCATTAAATAACTTGTGAAAGTAACTCTTCCATCTGTTGTTGATGTTCTCGTTTGTGGCCAAAACTTAACCATTATTGTCTTTAATGCACTTAACTTGATccaaatttatattttctttcttgaCCCTTCACTATGTTGTAAATGCATCTTTCCCCTTTTTACATACCCAAAGACTGATAAAACTCTAATAAACTCTTGTTCTTGCTTCACTTACTGCCATTTTTGTCTCCTTAACCGTCTTATACTTATTCCAATTTTCACATTGCGGCATAAAAACCATACTTTAAAGCATTCCCTCTTCATGTTTACCTTCTCTTGCACACTTGTCGCCCACCATGATTCCTTATCTCTAGCTCCATTACCTCTAGTCTTTGTTTTTTACCTTTCATCTGCTACCTCCTAGTCCTTGGGTTCCTCTTTTGTCTACTTCTCCACACCTTTCGCTAAACACAAAAATCCATAATAAGCACCCTATGTTAGGTAGTCAAACTCTCTTGTGGGATAATTTTGGTCGGATTTTTTTAACACCCGATGTGCTGTTCTTCCTACATGACCTCTACCCTGTTTATAATACAACCATTCTGGCAAACCATCAGCTTGTCACTAAAATTTTGTGACACCAAATGCTCAAACAAAAACTTACATGTGATTTGTTGTTCAATAATGTGGAAGGTGCAACCCTATGCTGAGCATAGGTCTGAAGTTGCTATCAAATAAGGATATGGGATTATCAGAAATTTTCATCTTATCGTAGCTGTTATTTGGTATCctttcaatttttaattataatcaGATAAAATTCCTTTCTgctatctcttgtttttgtggGATTGTTCACTGCTGCTCTGGTTTTTCTTTTATATGTTAATGAGAATGTTGGTTTCTACTTTTCTatcattattaataaataataatttctaTCTTTCTATATCTCTTATAGTTAAATTGAAAAGAAATATGGGATATAGTTTTGCTTATCCCACCAAAAAACTGTAATATCAATTCCTTTTATTTGTTAGCTGAGTTCATTTAGTTTGCAGGCCAAGAATAAAGATCCCTGCCTTTGTTCTCATGCCAATTGCACTATTGGTGGAGTATACATATAAGCTGCTAGGTCCATATGGTATGAAGGTGCCTCAGTTAACACCTTCAAGAGTAAGACTCCTATCTTGCAACAGAACTTTTGATTGCTCAAAAGCAAAGGAGCGCCTTGGATATGAACCCATTGTAACGCTAAAGGTTTTGTgatatttcttattttattatgcATTGAATTTTTGGTTTATTGTTTTGTAGAACTTTTGTGTAGTTTCTAAGTTTATGTATATCCTTTGTGATCTATATTCCTTGCAATCTTGGCACattgataaaataaaacaatgTTCAATTCTGGAATTCCACTCATAATTGATAATATTGAGTTAATATCATTATCTTGAAGTCAACTATTGGACTTGACTTGTAAAATATATGGTGTTTTATTCACAAAGGTTCATATTTTTATGGTGGTGAGTGTAGATGCTAGTCCTAGTTGTTGCCTGGTGTTTCGTTTCTAATGTgattgcaattttttttttccctaCAGGAGGGTTTGCGTAGGACAATTGATTCATTTTCACACTTGAGGGCTGAAAATCAACTCAAGCCCAAAAGAGAAGGTCCCTCGAAAGCTTCAGTATATCTTGGGAGTGGAAGAGGTATGAATAATCAACTATAATCCATTTAACTTATTTGATTAGAAACTCTGGATATGCTGATTTGTTTAATGCTGTTTTAGGTTTGTTGTAAAAGAAATCTGAAAGGCATATATATTCATTTTCAAAGACAAATCAACTTGGGAATCATGATTACTAATGTGCCATTTAGCCTCAAACCCGTGGGCCACTCTTCATAAAATACTATCTATTCTATATAGGTCTATGTTTATATGAAGCATTGCATTTTACCTTTGTAATTTCTCATTGATGTGAAAGTGCAAAGAACAAGTGTTGGAACTTAGAAGTTCCAACTTAGAGTTGGTATTCTAATTCAATCCATTATCATAATCTATTAATGGTAATGGTTTCATATCGCTTTACCTAATATACAAACACAACACTGTTACCGTTTGGTGCTGGGAGTGATTTTACAATTTACCTTTATCTATTGGTTATAACTTGTAACTGATGTACTTATTTGCAGTTGCTGACACATTGCTTTGGAAGGATAGAAAGCGAACGATCACCACATTGTTAGTCTTGATTGCAATATACTTAAGCTTCATTGAACCCGGGAATACTTTCATTACTGCTCTTTCAAAGCTTCTGTTGTTCGTATCGATCTTTTTATTCATTCATGGGATTCTACCGGCAAAAGTGTACGTACACTATTTACTGTTCAATGTTTAGTTGTCAATTACATGATGATACTGATTTGTGTTAGCTCACCCAGTAATGaatgatatatataatttgtaaCCATGAAGATGATCTGGCTGTTTTGAAGCTTTGTAGTCCAGTTTCCGATGTGAAGATAAATGCTAACTATCTCTTGTACTCTATGTATATGAAGATTGGGGTACACTGTTCAGAAAATGCCCAAATCCTGGTTTCACTTATCAGAAGACATGTCACATCAACTTGCCGTCTCTGTGGTATCAGTATGGAATATTCCTATGAATGTTTTGAAATCCCTTGCACAAGGGACCGAGTGGATGCTATTCTTTAAGGTACCTAAACTGCATTGCATTTTCCCCTTTGCCATTGCTTGCTGCTGCAATGCCTATGGAATATATAAGATGCATTTAGTGATCTACAACTTGTGAAATTTGCTGAAAAAGTGAAAGCCTTAATTTTGGAACTGTCATTTCAAAATTTCATGTATGTTAGATTTTGACTATGGGGAGGATTAGAATTAGATATCCAGATTACTTCAATTTACAAAGGATAAAGTTTCTCAAGTATCTAGCGCGCTGAAATATCTTTGCCTTGATCAATAGGTTGTTTTCTCTTTGCTCCTTCTTAGCTTCTTTGGTGCATTTTCACTTCAGAACTTATATAAGATAGGtatgctctctctctctctctcacacacacacacatttTGCACTTGTATGTACCATTTGCCTGCACAAAAAATTATACTGTTAGATTTGCCTCCACTTAATTAAATGATTGAATCTATTCATACTACATGTTTCACACTTGTATTTGTTTATTATTAGTGAACTAACTATTCATAGGCAATTCTAAATTGCTGCCATACCCATACCGGGTAATTACCTACTAGTGGTGCTACTTATCAACTAAGTATTACAATAAACAAATA
This sequence is a window from Arachis stenosperma cultivar V10309 chromosome 10, arast.V10309.gnm1.PFL2, whole genome shotgun sequence. Protein-coding genes within it:
- the LOC130954072 gene encoding 3beta-hydroxysteroid-dehydrogenase/decarboxylase-like isoform X2, with protein sequence MSKNVIDACVQLRVKRLVYTSSSSVVFDGVHGIHNGKESMPYPPKHNDHYSATKAQGEALVLKANGTSGILTCSLRPSSIFGPGDRLMVPSSVDAAKAGKTKFIIGDGNNMYDFTYVGNVAHSHLCADRALASEGEVSKKAAGEAYFITNMEPIKFWEFMSLILEGLGYERPRIKIPAFVLMPIALLVEYTYKLLGPYGMKVPQLTPSRVRLLSCNRTFDCSKAKERLGYEPIVTLKEGLRRTIDSFSHLRAENQLKPKREGPSKASVYLGSGRVADTLLWKDRKRTITTLLVLIAIYLSFIEPGNTFITALSKLLLFVSIFLFIHGILPAKVLGYTVQKMPKSWFHLSEDMSHQLAVSVVSVWNIPMNVLKSLAQGTEWMLFFKVVFSLLLLSFFGAFSLQNLYKIGLTTAFIAFYIYEKKEEEIDDLFIKALSFGCKLKSDAIRKFLPSKKSE